Proteins from one Deltaproteobacteria bacterium genomic window:
- a CDS encoding PAS domain S-box protein, whose translation MGSRDSGIDFVGQVSWGTHLCQFYGTEDDHMEVVVPFIAAGLRSNERCMVITSGREQHENALKALGGAVHDLDRRISRGDIEFLCHDEWYLSGGSFQPEKVLRGWAEMHDRALKAGFEGLRIVGNTLWLEKKLWKSFMEYEEAVNGAIRKLNMLALCTYPVKGCGAAELLEAAASHRPAIIKCNGQWKSIEGFGHKASDSALKESERRYRLLTEFTSDIVFRMSIRPDGGLDLEWITEAFENVSGYGNWEISSSESLEKLIHPEDAREYRDMLASVLSGRQSDSEVRYISRDSGVRWLKLYALPEYYEGTRIIRGVIGRGKDITRRKRAEEKLRDSERKHRGLFGSISEGIIETSLDGAILDCNQACLEMLGYSRDELKMLSISGIAGPPKGRASEETLPVECECEYLRKDGSIIPVSQRILPIMDPSGVLVGAWRVLKDLSLTKEAGRELDARVEESTRELKELISRHRASEERFRALVETTSDWVWEIDSEGVYTYASPKILEILGYRPEEVVGRNRFDFMAADEAQSMRAAFNEIADIKKPFSLIEIRKVRKDGRTVVIETSGAPILDPNGSLLGYRGVDRDITPRKAEEEERGRIQDQLIQSQKMEAIGALAGGIAHDFNNLMVVIKLNAELALKREQQKGDIRAFLEQIGIASERAENLTRQLLIFSRKQPTQMRPLNLNAKVDNMLKILKRLIGENIRIRTFFDSHIKKIRADKVNIEQIVMNLVINARDALPRGGTITIRTDNVEVSGSDSARTASLSAGAYARLTVEDDGVGIEGGVIRRIFEPFFTTKGPRGTGLGLAVVHGIVKELKGWIDVESKPGAGARFEVYLPAMEWMEEAEAKRPPKGPLLGRGERVLVVEDEKLLRKSVAVVLARNGYRVFEASSAKEAIELFEKEKGLFDLVFSDMVLEDKDGVRLVDDLRARNSAFKALITSGYLNVESQWPVIRDRGFNFLQKPYEVTDLLRSIRNAIEN comes from the coding sequence ATGGGGAGCAGGGATTCTGGAATCGACTTTGTCGGGCAGGTATCCTGGGGCACGCATCTCTGCCAGTTCTACGGCACGGAAGACGACCACATGGAAGTGGTCGTCCCGTTCATAGCCGCGGGGCTCAGGTCTAACGAGCGCTGCATGGTAATAACCTCAGGGAGAGAGCAGCATGAAAATGCCCTGAAGGCGCTCGGAGGGGCCGTCCACGACCTCGATCGGCGCATATCAAGGGGCGATATCGAGTTCCTGTGCCATGACGAATGGTACTTGAGCGGGGGCTCCTTCCAGCCCGAAAAGGTGCTTCGGGGTTGGGCCGAGATGCACGACAGGGCATTAAAGGCCGGCTTTGAGGGGCTGAGAATCGTAGGCAACACGCTCTGGCTCGAAAAGAAGCTCTGGAAGAGCTTCATGGAATACGAAGAGGCGGTCAACGGCGCAATACGGAAGCTCAATATGCTCGCTCTCTGCACCTATCCGGTCAAAGGGTGCGGGGCCGCCGAGCTTTTGGAAGCGGCCGCGAGCCACAGGCCCGCGATAATAAAGTGCAACGGGCAATGGAAGTCGATAGAGGGCTTCGGGCATAAGGCCTCTGACAGCGCGCTCAAAGAGAGCGAGCGCCGCTACAGGCTTCTTACGGAGTTCACATCGGATATCGTCTTCAGGATGTCCATAAGGCCGGACGGCGGGCTGGACCTGGAGTGGATAACCGAGGCCTTCGAGAACGTCTCGGGGTACGGCAACTGGGAGATATCCTCCTCAGAGAGCCTTGAGAAGCTCATCCACCCGGAGGATGCGCGGGAGTACCGGGACATGCTCGCGTCGGTATTGTCCGGCAGGCAGTCTGATTCTGAGGTCAGGTACATTTCCAGGGACTCGGGGGTCCGCTGGCTCAAGCTCTATGCTCTGCCTGAATATTACGAGGGGACCAGGATAATAAGGGGGGTAATCGGGCGCGGCAAGGACATAACCCGCAGGAAAAGGGCAGAGGAGAAGCTAAGGGACTCCGAAAGGAAGCACAGGGGGCTTTTCGGGTCCATAAGCGAAGGGATAATCGAGACCTCGCTTGACGGCGCGATCCTCGATTGCAACCAGGCCTGCCTGGAGATGCTCGGCTACTCAAGAGACGAGTTGAAGATGCTCTCGATCTCCGGCATAGCCGGGCCGCCGAAAGGGCGAGCCTCGGAGGAAACCTTGCCCGTCGAGTGCGAGTGCGAGTACCTCCGGAAGGACGGCTCGATTATCCCGGTAAGCCAGAGGATTCTGCCCATAATGGACCCCTCAGGCGTCCTTGTCGGCGCATGGCGGGTGCTTAAGGACCTTTCTCTCACTAAGGAGGCCGGCAGGGAGCTCGATGCCAGGGTGGAGGAAAGTACCCGTGAGCTCAAGGAGCTGATCTCGAGGCACAGGGCGAGCGAGGAGCGCTTCAGGGCTCTTGTCGAGACGACTAGCGACTGGGTCTGGGAGATAGACTCAGAGGGCGTGTATACATACGCGAGCCCGAAAATACTCGAAATACTCGGCTACAGGCCGGAGGAGGTAGTCGGGAGAAACAGGTTCGATTTCATGGCAGCGGACGAGGCGCAAAGCATGAGGGCCGCGTTCAACGAGATTGCCGATATTAAAAAGCCCTTCTCGCTCATAGAGATCCGGAAGGTAAGGAAAGACGGAAGAACGGTCGTCATCGAAACGAGCGGCGCGCCCATACTGGACCCCAACGGCAGCCTCCTCGGGTACAGGGGCGTCGACAGGGACATAACGCCGAGGAAGGCCGAGGAAGAGGAACGGGGCAGGATACAGGACCAGCTCATACAGTCGCAGAAGATGGAGGCCATAGGCGCCCTTGCCGGAGGCATAGCCCACGATTTCAATAACCTCATGGTCGTCATAAAGCTCAATGCCGAGCTTGCCCTTAAACGGGAGCAGCAGAAAGGCGACATAAGGGCCTTCCTTGAGCAGATAGGCATAGCCTCGGAGAGGGCCGAGAACCTTACGAGGCAGCTCCTCATATTCAGCCGCAAGCAGCCCACCCAGATGAGGCCCCTTAATTTGAACGCCAAGGTCGACAACATGCTCAAGATACTTAAGCGCCTCATAGGGGAGAATATACGCATAAGGACCTTTTTCGATTCCCATATAAAGAAGATACGCGCCGACAAGGTGAATATCGAGCAGATCGTAATGAACCTGGTCATAAACGCGAGGGACGCGCTACCGAGGGGCGGGACCATAACCATAAGGACCGACAACGTCGAGGTCTCCGGGAGCGATTCGGCCAGGACAGCCTCGCTATCGGCCGGCGCATACGCACGGCTCACGGTGGAGGACGACGGGGTCGGGATAGAGGGCGGCGTCATAAGGCGCATCTTCGAGCCGTTCTTCACTACCAAGGGGCCGCGCGGCACCGGCCTCGGCCTCGCGGTCGTGCACGGCATAGTGAAAGAGCTCAAGGGCTGGATAGACGTCGAGAGCAAGCCCGGCGCGGGCGCTAGGTTCGAAGTCTACCTCCCGGCCATGGAATGGATGGAAGAGGCGGAGGCAAAGCGGCCCCCCAAGGGACCGCTTCTCGGCAGGGGCGAAAGGGTGCTCGTCGTCGAGGACGAGAAGCTCCTCCGGAAGAGCGTTGCGGTTGTGCTCGCCCGGAACGGATACAGGGTCTTCGAGGCCTCCTCGGCAAAGGAGGCTATTGAGCTGTTCGAGAAAGAGAAGGGCCTCTTCGACCTCGTCTTCAGCGACATGGTCCTGGAGGACAAGGACGGGGTGCGCCTCGTGGACGACCTCCGGGCAAGAAACTCCGCCTTCAAGGCGCTCATCACAAGCGGGTACCTGAACGTGGAGTCGCAGTGGCCGGTGATAAGGGACCGGGGGTTCAATTTCCTCCAGAAGCCTTACGAGGTCACTGACCTCCTGAGGTCAATACGGAACGCGATAGAGAACTGA
- a CDS encoding DUF5752 family protein — MAEERTFRFYECFALTTLTGRKAADILDLLDIMKDVSRESIFHHMHQYFLKPHAVEPEFPNDFAVWVSESLGEPLLAEALANVNPFEFAKIEDLRSELMRIIHEYLDNYPPPRPVLPGREFMFNEGITIVLPTSMESGPQLHDFLQKLREVDFSSIYFHFYESRLRLGRPIDDFSEYLSTSLGRPGIAARIKSLDPYMYSTEVLRDKIAALIEEAL, encoded by the coding sequence ATGGCAGAAGAGAGGACATTCAGGTTTTACGAGTGCTTCGCGCTCACGACTCTTACTGGCCGCAAGGCCGCGGACATACTCGACCTCCTCGATATAATGAAAGACGTAAGCCGCGAGTCCATCTTCCACCACATGCACCAGTATTTCCTGAAACCCCATGCGGTCGAGCCCGAGTTCCCGAACGACTTCGCGGTCTGGGTATCGGAATCGCTTGGCGAGCCGCTCCTTGCTGAAGCGCTCGCGAACGTGAACCCGTTCGAATTCGCGAAAATAGAGGACCTCCGCTCCGAACTCATGCGGATAATACACGAGTACCTCGATAATTATCCTCCGCCGAGGCCGGTCCTGCCCGGGCGCGAGTTCATGTTCAACGAAGGGATAACCATCGTGCTGCCGACCTCCATGGAATCCGGACCGCAGCTACATGATTTTCTGCAGAAGCTCCGGGAGGTCGACTTCTCGAGCATATATTTCCATTTCTATGAATCAAGGCTCAGGCTTGGCCGCCCGATAGACGATTTCAGCGAATACCTCTCCACCTCGCTCGGCCGCCCGGGCATAGCGGCCAGGATAAAATCGCTCGATCCTTACATGTATTCGACCGAGGTGCTCCGGGACAAGATAGCCGCGCTTATCGAGGAGGCGCTGTGA
- a CDS encoding glycosyltransferase, translated as MASVLAGRKMLHVNSTAAGGGVAELLTRMVPLFKDIGLDVRWEVMQADRPFFEVTKNIHNSLQGRGRPLTKEMWEEYARVNRENAERIDLDADFVVIHDPQPAMFIDYKKRGTWIWRCHIDISSPDRAAWHQLKDIVEKYDGSIFSVANFAQSLPIHQFLIQPTIDPLAEKNAHIEDEEVRGIYERLGVPLDKPVLLQVSRFDPFKDPLGVIEAYKLAKKYHDCRLVLAGGTATDDPEGERVLAEVEEKAAGDPDIHILLLPPFSDREVNALQRGADIVLQKSTREGFGLVVAEALWKKKPVIAGDAGGIPLQVIEGVTGFLVHSVEGTAYRIRQLLEDPERAERMGEAGREHIRRNFLTTRNIRNYLGIWTALERRDEKVIYI; from the coding sequence ATGGCCTCGGTCCTCGCCGGCAGGAAGATGCTTCACGTGAACTCGACCGCGGCCGGGGGCGGGGTGGCGGAGCTCCTCACCAGGATGGTGCCCCTTTTCAAGGACATCGGCCTGGACGTAAGGTGGGAGGTCATGCAGGCGGACCGGCCCTTTTTCGAGGTCACGAAGAACATCCATAATTCCCTGCAGGGCAGAGGCAGGCCCCTCACGAAGGAGATGTGGGAGGAATACGCCAGGGTGAACAGGGAGAACGCGGAACGGATAGACCTTGACGCGGACTTCGTAGTAATCCACGACCCCCAGCCCGCCATGTTCATCGACTACAAAAAAAGGGGCACCTGGATTTGGAGGTGCCATATAGACATCTCCTCGCCTGACAGGGCAGCCTGGCACCAGTTGAAGGACATAGTCGAAAAGTACGACGGCTCCATATTCTCGGTCGCGAACTTCGCCCAGTCGCTCCCCATCCACCAATTTCTCATACAGCCCACGATAGACCCCCTTGCCGAGAAGAACGCCCACATCGAGGACGAGGAGGTGCGTGGCATATACGAACGGCTCGGCGTGCCGCTCGATAAGCCGGTGCTCCTCCAGGTATCGAGGTTCGACCCGTTCAAGGACCCGCTGGGCGTCATAGAGGCGTACAAGCTCGCGAAAAAATACCACGACTGCAGGCTGGTGCTTGCCGGAGGCACCGCAACAGACGACCCCGAGGGCGAAAGGGTGCTCGCGGAGGTCGAGGAAAAGGCGGCAGGCGACCCGGACATACACATATTGCTTCTCCCGCCCTTTAGCGACCGGGAAGTGAACGCGCTCCAGAGGGGGGCCGACATAGTGCTTCAAAAATCGACCCGCGAGGGCTTCGGCCTGGTCGTTGCAGAGGCGCTCTGGAAGAAAAAGCCCGTGATAGCCGGGGACGCGGGCGGCATACCGCTCCAGGTCATAGAAGGCGTCACGGGGTTCCTGGTCCATTCGGTCGAAGGGACCGCGTACAGAATACGGCAGCTCCTTGAAGACCCGGAGCGGGCAGAGAGGATGGGCGAGGCGGGGAGGGAACATATAAGGAGGAACTTCCTTACGACCCGTAATATCAGAAACTACCTCGGGATATGGACAGCCCTTGAAAGAAGGGATGAGAAGGTAATCTATATCTGA
- a CDS encoding trehalose-6-phosphate synthase, protein MEGFAQKKIIIVSNREPYSLKKGSFQKTVGGLVSALDPLMQASRGVWIASAPKGDQRDGPLRVQVPPDSPSYTLRLVPLSSSDIEGYYNGYSNRFLWPLCHITLDRIYLTRSYWRSYARVNSLFAKAVAEEAPEDSIIWLQDYHLALAAAEIRALRPEVFISLFWHIPWPPHAVFRICPQKKEILEGLLANDLLGFQLPSFMQNFMTCAERELGAEVDPVEGAIRHKGRLTRLRTFPISVDFGWFEDAAASPEAESFITKFLRKRELGHLKLGLSVNRLDYTKGVIKCLEAVELFFTKYPKYKRKFTFIKVAVPTRKVEPFLSYMERVERKVESINRRFGSGGWRPIEYITSNLSHTELAALYRRADLAVISSVYDGMNLVAKEFLASQLDLSGSILISEFAGASEEIPGVTVINPYDTEACVDAMKAALETDPEERKNRLLKARAHIRKHDIYHWVEDIFSTMKRIQDEQIPSEVRGRGAVVLKR, encoded by the coding sequence ATGGAAGGATTCGCCCAAAAAAAAATAATCATCGTCTCGAACCGGGAGCCCTACAGCCTGAAAAAGGGCAGTTTCCAGAAGACAGTGGGCGGGCTGGTTTCCGCTCTCGACCCGCTGATGCAGGCATCAAGGGGCGTCTGGATAGCATCGGCCCCCAAGGGGGACCAGAGAGACGGGCCGCTAAGGGTCCAGGTGCCCCCGGACTCCCCTTCCTATACCCTCCGCCTCGTCCCCTTAAGCTCCAGCGATATCGAAGGCTACTACAACGGCTACTCCAACCGGTTCCTGTGGCCGCTCTGCCATATAACGCTCGACAGGATTTACCTCACCCGCTCTTATTGGCGGAGCTATGCGCGGGTCAACAGCCTCTTTGCAAAGGCCGTTGCCGAGGAGGCCCCCGAAGATTCCATCATATGGCTGCAGGACTACCACCTGGCGCTCGCCGCGGCGGAGATACGGGCGCTACGGCCTGAAGTCTTCATCTCGCTCTTCTGGCACATACCATGGCCGCCTCACGCGGTTTTCAGGATCTGCCCTCAGAAAAAGGAGATCCTCGAAGGGCTCCTCGCGAACGACCTCCTTGGGTTTCAGCTCCCGAGCTTCATGCAGAATTTCATGACCTGCGCTGAAAGGGAATTGGGCGCCGAGGTAGACCCGGTCGAAGGCGCAATAAGGCATAAGGGACGGCTTACGCGCCTCCGGACCTTTCCCATAAGCGTCGACTTCGGCTGGTTCGAGGACGCGGCAGCCTCTCCAGAAGCGGAATCCTTCATAACGAAGTTCCTGAGAAAACGGGAGCTTGGGCATCTCAAGCTGGGCCTTAGCGTAAACAGGCTCGACTACACCAAGGGCGTCATAAAGTGCCTCGAGGCGGTTGAGCTCTTTTTCACCAAATACCCAAAATACAAGAGAAAGTTCACGTTCATAAAAGTGGCAGTCCCCACCCGTAAGGTCGAGCCCTTCTTAAGCTACATGGAACGGGTCGAGCGGAAAGTGGAATCAATTAACAGGCGGTTCGGAAGCGGCGGCTGGAGGCCGATAGAGTACATCACCTCGAACCTTTCCCACACCGAGCTTGCGGCCCTTTACAGGAGGGCCGACCTCGCGGTAATAAGCTCTGTCTACGACGGCATGAACCTCGTTGCCAAGGAGTTCCTCGCCTCTCAGCTCGACCTCTCCGGTAGCATCCTCATAAGCGAGTTCGCTGGCGCCTCGGAGGAGATACCCGGCGTGACGGTCATTAACCCCTATGACACCGAGGCCTGCGTGGACGCTATGAAGGCGGCCCTGGAAACGGACCCCGAGGAAAGGAAGAACAGGCTCTTGAAGGCCAGGGCGCATATCAGAAAGCACGACATCTATCACTGGGTGGAAGACATTTTTTCAACGATGAAAAGGATACAGGATGAGCAGATACCTTCTGAAGTCCGCGGACGAGGCGCGGTCGTGCTTAAAAGGTAG
- the otsB gene encoding trehalose-phosphatase encodes MSRYLLKSADEARSCLKGRDISLFLDYDGTLTPVAGRPEDARLSFHMKELVRMLAGSMPLAIVSGRGLSDIESLVGVDGLAYAGNHGLEAAAPDFTMTYDIGRAAREELNGLEPALLRLQERWKGVIFENKGVSHTVHYRLLGSRHFPLFKEEFDTTVAPALSRGLVRLTQSKRAFEIRASVKWDKGRAILWMLERNRFRGTMPVFIGDDETDKDAYRALGPKGLSVHVGCEADEAAFHLIAQDEVKVFLKLILDTKLGGVLNS; translated from the coding sequence ATGAGCAGATACCTTCTGAAGTCCGCGGACGAGGCGCGGTCGTGCTTAAAAGGTAGGGACATCTCCCTTTTCCTCGACTACGACGGCACGCTTACCCCCGTGGCCGGCAGGCCCGAGGACGCACGCCTCTCCTTCCATATGAAAGAGCTCGTTAGGATGCTCGCCGGGTCCATGCCCTTGGCCATAGTCTCAGGACGGGGCCTTTCGGACATAGAGTCGCTCGTCGGGGTCGACGGGCTCGCGTACGCCGGGAACCACGGCCTGGAGGCCGCCGCTCCCGATTTCACCATGACATACGACATAGGACGCGCCGCGAGGGAAGAGCTAAACGGGCTCGAGCCAGCGCTCCTCCGCCTTCAGGAGAGGTGGAAGGGCGTGATATTCGAAAACAAGGGCGTCTCGCACACCGTCCATTACAGGCTCCTCGGCTCGCGGCATTTCCCTCTTTTCAAGGAGGAGTTCGACACGACGGTCGCACCTGCCCTTTCACGGGGCCTGGTCCGCCTCACCCAGAGCAAGAGGGCTTTCGAGATACGGGCCAGCGTCAAATGGGATAAGGGCCGGGCAATACTATGGATGCTCGAAAGAAACCGCTTCAGGGGCACGATGCCCGTCTTTATCGGGGACGACGAGACCGACAAGGACGCCTACAGGGCGCTCGGCCCTAAAGGGCTCTCGGTGCATGTGGGGTGCGAGGCCGACGAGGCGGCCTTCCATCTCATCGCGCAGGACGAGGTCAAGGTGTTCCTCAAGCTCATCCTCGATACAAAATTAGGCGGCGTCCTTAATAGTTAA
- a CDS encoding M48 family metallopeptidase, whose protein sequence is MDLSPALVIILGLYLAAAGYRLALELLNIRHLEERWGEVPPGFEGHIDRDFLARSRDYTVENARHGIIEKLAGSLTVLVFVLFLLKPYDRWIASIGGGFIASGALFFMLLIVAETLVSALFAFWRVFRIERKFGFSAMTPGLWAADFAKSLAISSVLALFLISAGLWIITLSPGLWWLWIWLLFLGFTIFMMYVSPYLIEPLFNRFDEVDDPGLRDGIKEVLKKAGIRVGKVLKVDASRRTLHTNAYFTGIGSVKRIVLYDTLLKKLGKEEIISVLAHEAGHWKGRHLLKGLVAMELLSLAALYISYRIIESGLLERAFGFEGASFYALMVLLGFLASMVGVPFGPLFAWLSRRREKRADRFAAEISNDPSSMASALIKLSRDNLSNLHPHPLYAAFHYSHPPVAERVRELRKIRDLRE, encoded by the coding sequence ATGGACCTTTCGCCAGCCCTTGTCATCATACTCGGACTGTACTTGGCCGCGGCCGGGTACAGGCTGGCGCTCGAATTGCTGAACATCAGACACCTGGAAGAGAGGTGGGGCGAGGTGCCGCCCGGCTTCGAGGGGCACATCGACCGGGATTTCCTGGCGCGTTCAAGGGACTATACGGTCGAGAACGCAAGGCACGGAATAATTGAGAAGCTCGCCGGGTCATTGACAGTGCTGGTTTTCGTGCTGTTTCTCCTTAAGCCCTATGACAGGTGGATAGCTTCCATCGGGGGCGGCTTCATAGCCTCGGGAGCGCTCTTTTTCATGCTCCTCATCGTTGCGGAGACGCTCGTCAGTGCGCTGTTCGCTTTCTGGCGCGTCTTCAGGATAGAGAGGAAGTTCGGGTTCAGCGCCATGACCCCGGGGCTATGGGCCGCCGACTTCGCCAAGTCCCTTGCCATCTCGTCGGTACTGGCGCTTTTCCTGATATCGGCCGGGCTCTGGATAATCACCTTAAGCCCCGGGCTATGGTGGCTCTGGATATGGCTCCTGTTCCTCGGGTTTACGATATTCATGATGTACGTCTCGCCTTACCTTATAGAGCCGCTTTTCAACAGGTTCGATGAGGTCGACGACCCCGGCCTCCGGGACGGTATAAAGGAGGTCCTGAAAAAAGCAGGCATACGGGTGGGGAAGGTCCTTAAGGTGGACGCGTCCAGGCGCACCTTGCATACGAACGCCTATTTCACCGGGATAGGAAGCGTAAAGAGGATAGTGCTCTACGACACGCTTCTAAAGAAGCTCGGGAAGGAGGAGATAATATCGGTCCTCGCACACGAGGCAGGACACTGGAAGGGAAGGCATCTCCTCAAGGGCCTCGTGGCCATGGAGCTACTTAGCCTTGCGGCCCTTTATATCTCCTACAGGATAATTGAAAGCGGCCTTCTTGAGAGGGCGTTCGGTTTTGAGGGCGCATCGTTTTACGCGCTCATGGTGCTGCTGGGCTTTCTCGCTTCCATGGTGGGCGTCCCCTTCGGCCCACTCTTCGCCTGGCTTTCAAGGCGGCGCGAGAAAAGGGCCGACCGGTTCGCAGCCGAGATAAGCAATGATCCTTCTTCGATGGCGTCCGCGCTCATAAAGCTATCCAGGGACAACCTATCGAACCTGCACCCGCACCCGCTTTATGCCGCGTTTCATTACTCGCACCCGCCAGTGGCCGAACGAGTGCGGGAATTGAGGAAGATAAGGGATTTGCGGGAGTAG
- a CDS encoding transglycosylase SLT domain-containing protein: MASIKRSLHIPALVSALSLQLFFTGPAHAFFIKTSQVTAPEAAQSQYRKAEPEPLFRFAQRMKDEGNRAEARRSFAEVRRLFPDSEWAPRAAFLQALLAIEEGDPGALTFLEESAGLSGIDDYLLFYRARALSAQGLHAEAATAYESIILSYPSYLLAEKAGYLSAAAFFEGADFQKSAETFEKFIKKHPRSHLSTDATLLLSESYIKSGAPEKAVVHLKGLAIGQPAAAIGQKAHKKLAELDSAGVSGAKLTPEERFRRAEGLLRSASFEAAIEEYKSLSGSSEFKGKASVKTAVALSRQKKYAQAEKLLKEHLSAERPAMEAEALYWYALSSVRQGGVGGAEEALKRLSVKFPASDEHVRVLMLLGQLKEDKDPEGAMKLYKKVLSNFANSPVSDDAFWNLAWGSYASGRYEEAYEGFSHYLVAKPGGRDTTRSRYWKARSAENLGRAGEAAGGYGEVCAKAPDTFYCLMAASRARGLENETVSALSDARAVPASALKSNPRPPLEGLQGESVFSGEPGYRAARELLTLGLREEAANELERIASAHSGKRADLAELAMLLYEAGDYYRAFRIYRLHLSAERELLHLGFPLWIVESVREKSGIPVDPFLVAAVAREESHFNPGAVSPVGALGMMQIMPSTGKGIAARLGESFAEGSLFEPATSIRFGSWYLGHLLERFNGDLALAISGYNAGPKAAERWGRTLPFELDEFVESIPYEETRAYSKRVLRSYAEFLRLAGEDPVERIRRIEPYGGKTKDPGEADASGERPVYASTGSGPGLRSSFPLTLLSAPFRRAIPLF, translated from the coding sequence ATGGCTTCGATTAAAAGGAGCCTTCATATACCGGCCCTGGTTTCCGCGCTCTCGCTCCAGCTCTTTTTTACCGGACCCGCTCACGCTTTTTTCATAAAAACCAGTCAGGTAACGGCCCCGGAGGCCGCTCAATCCCAATATCGTAAGGCCGAGCCTGAGCCGCTTTTCAGGTTCGCGCAGAGGATGAAGGACGAGGGAAACAGGGCCGAAGCCAGGAGGTCCTTTGCGGAGGTCCGAAGGCTCTTTCCGGACTCGGAATGGGCCCCGAGAGCGGCATTTCTACAGGCCCTCCTTGCAATCGAGGAGGGGGATCCCGGCGCGCTTACCTTCCTTGAAGAATCCGCAGGCCTTTCAGGCATAGACGATTATCTGCTTTTTTACAGGGCCAGGGCCCTTTCCGCGCAGGGCCTCCATGCGGAGGCTGCAACCGCCTATGAATCCATTATACTATCCTATCCGTCATATTTGCTCGCCGAAAAGGCCGGGTATCTCAGCGCCGCTGCCTTTTTCGAGGGTGCGGATTTCCAGAAGTCAGCTGAAACATTCGAGAAATTCATTAAAAAGCATCCACGGAGCCACCTTTCCACTGATGCGACCCTTTTGCTTTCCGAATCCTACATAAAATCAGGCGCACCGGAAAAGGCCGTCGTGCACCTTAAGGGACTGGCAATCGGGCAGCCCGCGGCCGCCATCGGCCAAAAGGCCCATAAGAAGCTCGCTGAACTCGATTCAGCCGGGGTGAGTGGCGCAAAATTAACGCCGGAGGAGAGGTTCAGGAGGGCAGAGGGGCTTTTAAGATCCGCCTCCTTCGAGGCCGCCATTGAGGAGTATAAAAGCTTAAGCGGCTCGTCCGAATTCAAAGGTAAGGCGTCCGTCAAGACCGCGGTCGCGCTCTCAAGGCAGAAGAAGTATGCCCAGGCCGAGAAGCTCCTTAAAGAGCATCTTTCAGCCGAGAGGCCGGCCATGGAGGCGGAAGCGCTCTACTGGTACGCGCTCTCCTCGGTAAGGCAGGGTGGTGTGGGCGGGGCGGAAGAGGCCCTTAAGAGGCTTTCGGTGAAATTTCCGGCAAGCGACGAGCATGTAAGGGTATTGATGCTCCTCGGCCAGCTCAAGGAAGACAAAGACCCCGAGGGTGCGATGAAGCTCTATAAGAAGGTACTCTCGAATTTCGCCAACAGCCCCGTCTCGGACGACGCGTTCTGGAACCTTGCATGGGGCTCGTACGCTTCCGGCAGGTATGAAGAAGCCTACGAAGGCTTTTCGCACTATCTCGTAGCGAAGCCCGGCGGCAGGGACACCACAAGGTCTCGCTACTGGAAGGCAAGGAGCGCTGAGAACCTCGGAAGGGCCGGGGAGGCGGCCGGGGGCTACGGGGAGGTTTGCGCCAAGGCTCCCGATACCTTCTATTGCCTCATGGCCGCTTCGAGGGCCAGAGGGCTCGAAAACGAAACTGTATCGGCGCTGTCGGATGCGAGGGCGGTCCCGGCAAGCGCATTGAAATCAAACCCGCGGCCTCCCCTGGAAGGATTGCAGGGCGAAAGCGTTTTCTCTGGAGAGCCCGGCTACAGGGCGGCAAGGGAGCTACTTACGTTGGGCTTACGTGAAGAGGCCGCCAATGAGCTTGAGAGGATTGCGTCGGCTCACTCTGGCAAGCGGGCTGACCTTGCCGAGCTCGCAATGCTCCTTTATGAGGCCGGTGACTATTACAGGGCTTTCAGGATATACAGGCTCCACCTCTCGGCGGAGAGGGAGCTACTGCACCTCGGGTTCCCGCTCTGGATTGTCGAGTCCGTCAGGGAGAAATCCGGAATTCCCGTCGACCCGTTCCTTGTGGCGGCGGTCGCGCGCGAAGAGAGCCATTTCAACCCCGGCGCGGTCTCGCCTGTGGGCGCGCTCGGGATGATGCAGATAATGCCGTCGACCGGGAAGGGCATAGCGGCCAGGCTCGGTGAAAGCTTCGCGGAAGGGAGCCTTTTCGAGCCCGCCACCAGCATAAGATTCGGGTCATGGTACCTGGGGCATCTGCTGGAGAGGTTTAACGGCGACCTTGCGCTAGCGATATCCGGCTATAACGCCGGGCCGAAGGCGGCCGAGAGGTGGGGCAGGACCCTGCCATTCGAGCTCGATGAGTTCGTGGAATCTATTCCCTATGAAGAGACAAGGGCCTATTCGAAAAGGGTATTGAGGAGCTATGCCGAATTCCTGAGGCTTGCGGGGGAGGACCCGGTCGAGAGGATACGGAGGATTGAGCCGTACGGCGGCAAGACAAAAGACCCGGGCGAGGCCGATGCAAGCGGGGAGAGGCCGGTCTACGCCTCTACAGGGAGCGGGCCGGGCCTTCGTTCTTCTTTCCCTTTGACCTTGCTTTCCGCACCTTTTCGGCGAGCGATTCCGCTTTTTTGA